One Candidatus Methylomirabilota bacterium genomic region harbors:
- the rplI gene encoding 50S ribosomal protein L9, protein MKIILLDDVTKVGRRGEVREVSDGYARNYLIPKKLALSATAGNLKNLEHIKTQQDAKASRIQADAEALRARIDALVYEDRRQASEEGKLFGSVTSQDVAEFLDKHGVKVERRRIVLDEPIKTLGEFTVAVRLHHDVTAQLRVSVVRE, encoded by the coding sequence ATGAAAATCATCCTGCTCGACGACGTCACCAAGGTCGGCCGCCGCGGGGAGGTGCGCGAGGTCTCCGACGGGTACGCGCGCAACTACCTGATCCCGAAGAAGCTCGCGCTCAGCGCCACGGCCGGTAATCTGAAAAACCTCGAGCACATCAAGACGCAGCAGGACGCCAAGGCGAGCCGCATCCAGGCGGACGCCGAGGCGCTGCGCGCGCGCATCGACGCGCTCGTGTACGAGGATCGCCGTCAGGCGTCCGAGGAGGGCAAGCTCTTCGGGTCCGTCACCTCGCAGGACGTGGCGGAGTTCCTGGACAAGCACGGCGTCAAGGTCGAGCGGCGGCGAATCGTGCTCGACGAGCCGATCAAGACGCTGGGCGAGTTCACCGTCGCCGTGCGGCTCCACCACGACGTCACCGCCCAGCTCCGGGTCAGCGTCGTCCGCGAGTAG
- the rpsR gene encoding 30S ribosomal protein S18, whose amino-acid sequence MKRRRFGRRKVCKFCADKVDLVDYKDIRRLRTLVSERGKIIPRRISGSCARHQRQLTHAIKRARTVALLPYLATE is encoded by the coding sequence ATGAAGCGCCGCCGGTTCGGCCGGCGGAAAGTTTGCAAGTTCTGCGCCGACAAGGTGGACCTGGTGGACTACAAGGACATCCGGCGCCTCCGGACGCTCGTCAGCGAGCGGGGCAAGATCATCCCGCGCCGCATCTCCGGCAGCTGCGCGCGGCACCAGCGCCAGCTCACGCACGCGATCAAGCGCGCGCGCACGGTGGCACTGCTGCCGTACCTCGCGACGGAATAG
- a CDS encoding single-stranded DNA-binding protein, whose amino-acid sequence MASLNKVFLIGNLTRPPELRYTPSGTAVADVRMAVNRNYTTQGGEKREETCFLTVVVWGKQAESCGEYLDKGSPILVEGRLQTREWEGKDGQKRTVIEVVAERVQFMGRGKAAATPAAVPAAEPAFGEEPKAGGGDDDVPF is encoded by the coding sequence ATGGCGAGCCTCAACAAGGTCTTCCTGATCGGTAACTTGACCCGGCCCCCGGAGTTGCGTTACACCCCGAGCGGCACCGCCGTGGCCGACGTGCGGATGGCGGTGAACCGCAACTACACCACGCAAGGCGGCGAGAAGCGGGAGGAGACGTGCTTTCTCACCGTGGTGGTGTGGGGCAAGCAGGCGGAGAGCTGCGGCGAGTACCTCGACAAGGGCAGCCCGATCCTCGTCGAGGGCCGGCTGCAGACGCGCGAGTGGGAAGGGAAGGACGGCCAGAAGCGGACCGTGATCGAGGTCGTGGCCGAGCGGGTCCAGTTCATGGGGCGCGGCAAGGCGGCGGCGACGCCCGCCGCGGTACCGGCCGCCGAGCCGGCGTTCGGCGAGGAGCCGAAGGCGGGCGGCGGCGACGACGACGTTCCGTTCTAG
- the rpsF gene encoding 30S ribosomal protein S6 codes for MSELRPYEILVIVDPRPTDEEVAALLEQLGEQAKTLGAEVKKVDNWGKRRLAYDIKKQREGTYAVLEVSAEPSMVKEFERQLRLNENVLRFLSTRVPIRKKARPAKTPAVLEEVG; via the coding sequence GTGAGTGAACTGCGGCCCTACGAAATTCTGGTCATCGTCGACCCGCGTCCGACCGACGAGGAGGTCGCCGCGCTGCTCGAGCAGCTCGGCGAGCAGGCCAAGACGCTCGGCGCGGAGGTCAAGAAGGTGGACAACTGGGGAAAGCGCCGGTTGGCGTACGACATCAAGAAGCAGCGGGAAGGCACGTACGCGGTGCTCGAGGTTTCCGCCGAGCCCTCCATGGTGAAGGAATTCGAGCGTCAGCTCCGGCTCAACGAGAACGTCCTGCGCTTTCTCAGCACGCGCGTTCCGATCCGCAAGAAGGCTCGGCCGGCGAAAACGCCAGCGGTGCTCGAGGAGGTCGGTTGA
- the groL gene encoding chaperonin GroEL (60 kDa chaperone family; promotes refolding of misfolded polypeptides especially under stressful conditions; forms two stacked rings of heptamers to form a barrel-shaped 14mer; ends can be capped by GroES; misfolded proteins enter the barrel where they are refolded when GroES binds) codes for MPKQLKFEEEARAALLRGINIMAEAVKATLGPKGRNVVIDKKFGSPTITKDGVTVAKEIELKDPYEDMGAQMLKEVASKTSDIAGDGTTTATVLAQAIFREGLRNVTAGANPMALKRGIEAAVEAVVEELKKVSKSTKDKKEIAQVATIASNNDKTIGNLIAEAMEKVGKDGVITVEESKSADTILDVVEGMQFDRGYLSPYFVTDAERMECVLEDALILIHEKKISVMKDMLPLLEQVARAGKPLLIIAEDIEGEALATLVVNKLRGTLHTCAVKAPGFGDRRKAMLEDIATLTGGKAITEDLGIKLENIKLDDLGKAKKVVVDKDNTTLVEGAGKASAIEGRIKQIRAQIEETTSDYDREKLQERLAKLAGGVAVIKVGAATETAMKEKKARVEDALNATRAAVEEGIVPGGGVALLRAAKAVDGLKKLEGDEKVGAMIVRRALEEPIRQIVENAGAEGSVIVEKVKHETVATRGFDADSMEFVDMVQAGIIDPTKVERVALQNAASIASLLLTTEALITDIPEDKPAAAPAMPHGDMY; via the coding sequence ATGCCGAAGCAGCTGAAGTTCGAAGAGGAGGCCCGGGCGGCGCTGCTCCGGGGCATCAACATCATGGCGGAGGCCGTGAAGGCCACGCTGGGGCCGAAGGGCCGGAACGTCGTCATCGACAAGAAGTTCGGCAGCCCGACGATCACCAAGGACGGCGTCACCGTCGCCAAGGAGATCGAGCTGAAGGACCCGTACGAGGACATGGGCGCCCAGATGCTGAAGGAGGTCGCCTCGAAGACCTCGGACATCGCGGGTGACGGCACGACGACCGCCACGGTCCTCGCCCAAGCCATCTTCCGGGAGGGGCTCCGCAACGTGACCGCGGGCGCCAACCCGATGGCGCTCAAGCGCGGCATCGAGGCCGCCGTTGAGGCCGTGGTCGAGGAGCTGAAGAAGGTCTCGAAGTCGACGAAGGACAAGAAGGAGATCGCCCAGGTCGCCACGATCGCCTCGAACAACGACAAGACGATCGGCAACCTGATCGCCGAGGCGATGGAGAAGGTCGGCAAGGACGGGGTCATCACGGTCGAGGAGTCGAAGTCGGCCGACACGATCCTGGACGTGGTCGAGGGCATGCAGTTCGACCGCGGCTACCTCTCGCCCTACTTCGTCACCGACGCCGAGCGCATGGAGTGCGTGCTCGAGGACGCGCTCATCCTCATCCACGAGAAGAAGATCAGCGTGATGAAGGACATGCTGCCGTTGCTCGAGCAGGTCGCGCGGGCCGGCAAGCCCTTGCTCATCATCGCCGAGGACATCGAGGGCGAGGCGCTGGCGACGCTCGTGGTCAACAAGCTTCGCGGGACGCTGCACACCTGCGCGGTGAAGGCCCCGGGCTTCGGCGACCGGCGCAAGGCCATGCTCGAGGACATCGCCACCCTGACCGGCGGCAAGGCGATCACCGAGGACCTCGGGATCAAGCTCGAGAACATCAAGCTCGACGATCTCGGGAAAGCCAAGAAGGTGGTCGTGGACAAGGACAACACCACGCTCGTCGAGGGCGCGGGCAAGGCCAGCGCGATCGAGGGGCGCATCAAGCAGATCCGCGCCCAGATCGAGGAGACGACCAGCGACTACGACCGCGAGAAGCTGCAGGAGCGGCTGGCGAAGCTGGCGGGCGGCGTGGCGGTCATCAAGGTCGGCGCGGCGACCGAGACCGCGATGAAGGAGAAGAAGGCTCGCGTGGAGGACGCGCTCAACGCGACCCGGGCGGCGGTCGAGGAAGGCATCGTGCCGGGCGGCGGCGTGGCGCTGCTCCGCGCCGCCAAGGCGGTCGACGGCCTCAAGAAGCTCGAGGGAGACGAGAAGGTGGGCGCGATGATCGTCAGGCGGGCGCTCGAGGAGCCCATCCGCCAGATCGTCGAGAACGCGGGCGCCGAGGGCAGCGTCATCGTCGAGAAGGTGAAGCACGAGACGGTGGCCACCCGGGGGTTCGACGCCGACAGCATGGAGTTCGTCGACATGGTGCAGGCGGGGATCATCGACCCGACGAAGGTCGAGCGCGTGGCGCTGCAGAACGCGGCGTCGATCGCCTCGCTGCTGCTCACGACCGAGGCGCTCATCACGGACATCCCGGAGGACAAGCCGGCCGCGGCGCCGGCGATGCCGCACGGGGACATGTATTAA